From the genome of Deinococcus aerolatus, one region includes:
- a CDS encoding MarR family winged helix-turn-helix transcriptional regulator: MRQLHRLVSDQIMGRLQSEMQDEDVGFTQMTALYKLRAFAPISVTALAEHLGVSLPATSQLVQELVGRGLTERRENPLDRREKLLALSDKGQQFLSVKEKTMISAYSEVFGRVRPETLARAETAINALLDEVYQFSPRSAQQPPAPPEEQL, translated from the coding sequence ATGCGCCAGCTGCACCGGCTGGTCTCGGACCAGATAATGGGGAGGCTGCAAAGCGAAATGCAGGACGAGGACGTGGGCTTCACGCAGATGACGGCCCTGTACAAGCTGCGGGCCTTTGCGCCCATCAGTGTGACGGCGCTGGCCGAACACCTGGGGGTCAGCCTGCCGGCCACCAGTCAGCTGGTTCAGGAACTGGTGGGGCGCGGCCTGACAGAGCGGCGCGAGAACCCCCTGGACCGCCGTGAGAAGCTGCTGGCCCTCAGCGACAAGGGGCAGCAGTTCCTGAGCGTCAAGGAAAAAACCATGATCAGCGCGTACAGCGAGGTATTCGGCCGTGTTCGCCCTGAAACCCTCGCCCGCGCTGAAACAGCCATCAATGCTCTGCTGGATGAGGTGTACCAGTTCAGTCCACGCTCCGCCCAGCAGCCCCCCGCGCCCCCAGAGGAACAACTATGA
- the wrbA gene encoding NAD(P)H:quinone oxidoreductase, whose translation MTNQTGMESKVVKLAVVYYSTYGTNHAMANEAAEAARAAGAEVRLLKVRETAPQAIIDTQNAWKAQQQRSSDVPTASPDDLDWADAILFSSPTRFGGATSQIRAFIDTLGGLWGTGKLANKTFSAMTSAQNPHGGQETTLQTLYITAMHWGAILVPPGYTDPAVFASGGNPYGSSVTATGEDLSDADRASIQHQTRRLVDITARLR comes from the coding sequence ATGACCAACCAGACCGGAATGGAATCTAAAGTAGTCAAGCTCGCAGTTGTGTACTACAGCACCTACGGCACCAACCATGCCATGGCCAATGAGGCCGCCGAGGCCGCCCGCGCCGCCGGCGCCGAGGTCCGACTCCTCAAGGTGCGGGAAACTGCCCCCCAGGCCATCATCGACACCCAGAACGCCTGGAAGGCCCAGCAGCAGCGCAGCAGCGACGTACCCACCGCATCTCCCGATGACCTCGACTGGGCCGACGCCATTCTGTTCAGCTCCCCCACCCGCTTCGGCGGCGCCACCAGCCAGATCCGGGCCTTTATCGATACCCTGGGCGGGCTGTGGGGCACTGGCAAGCTGGCCAACAAGACCTTCAGCGCCATGACCAGCGCCCAGAATCCCCACGGCGGCCAGGAAACCACGCTGCAGACTCTGTACATCACGGCCATGCACTGGGGCGCCATTCTGGTGCCGCCCGGCTACACCGATCCGGCGGTCTTCGCCTCCGGCGGCAACCCCTACGGCAGCAGCGTGACCGCCACGGGCGAGGACCTGAGCGACGCGGATCGGGCCAGCATCCAGCACCAGACCCGGCGGCTGGTAGACATCACCGCCAGGCTGCGCTGA